A genomic stretch from Mycobacterium paraterrae includes:
- a CDS encoding type VII secretion-associated protein, whose translation MTVEAHLIEAGPAAIRRLCCGGVTVADHQVERAALDGIDDPLALVGLRPVTVASLWRQALASVDCGSARGVTVVHPSWWSSARVEVIRSAAEALTGDPQTRSRSWLLRQAARAGAAAVVEITADFVVTTGEAVAVERRNRDVETVAEAVAESISTMTCGASAAVVIDAAAVVPDAGRVAGAIAAALRRNGLTDVVVVDDARLKRIVGQLQSSVESLSASARRRSLRSARRVAAASASVAAALLGVEVRHRHPAPRESSFSTTFIVEGHVAVEVPAGWPTRRIVAGPGSARVQITSPTDPDVALHVTQSRVALPGLDATADFLKTAIDAAPVGVFVDFNPRDHRAGRPVVTYREIRAGHEIRWTVWVDALVRISIGCQNPSDRPYAVSRECELAIRTARALT comes from the coding sequence GTGACCGTGGAGGCGCACCTCATCGAGGCCGGACCGGCGGCGATTCGCCGATTGTGTTGCGGCGGCGTGACGGTGGCAGATCACCAGGTCGAGCGGGCGGCACTCGATGGCATCGACGATCCGCTAGCGCTCGTCGGTCTTCGACCAGTCACCGTCGCGTCGCTGTGGCGGCAGGCTCTGGCGTCGGTCGACTGCGGGTCGGCCCGTGGCGTGACGGTGGTCCACCCGTCCTGGTGGTCGTCGGCGCGTGTCGAGGTGATCCGTTCAGCCGCAGAGGCGTTGACGGGCGACCCGCAGACCCGGTCCCGGTCATGGCTGCTCAGACAGGCGGCACGTGCGGGTGCGGCGGCGGTAGTCGAGATCACCGCCGATTTCGTCGTCACGACCGGTGAGGCGGTGGCGGTCGAACGCCGAAATCGAGACGTCGAAACTGTCGCCGAGGCGGTAGCGGAGTCGATTTCGACCATGACATGCGGCGCCAGCGCAGCGGTGGTCATCGACGCTGCGGCGGTGGTGCCGGACGCTGGCAGGGTCGCGGGGGCAATCGCGGCGGCGCTGCGTCGCAACGGACTGACGGACGTGGTGGTGGTCGATGACGCCCGGTTGAAAAGGATTGTCGGACAACTGCAATCGAGTGTCGAAAGCCTCAGCGCATCGGCTCGCCGTCGATCCTTGCGGAGCGCCCGACGCGTCGCGGCGGCGTCGGCGTCGGTGGCCGCAGCGCTCCTCGGTGTGGAGGTACGTCATCGTCATCCCGCACCGCGGGAAAGTTCATTTTCGACAACGTTCATCGTGGAAGGGCATGTAGCCGTGGAGGTTCCGGCCGGGTGGCCGACGCGCCGCATCGTCGCGGGCCCCGGATCGGCGCGGGTGCAGATAACGTCGCCAACCGATCCCGACGTTGCGTTGCACGTGACACAGTCGCGCGTTGCGCTCCCCGGATTGGACGCAACCGCCGACTTCCTCAAAACGGCGATAGATGCGGCGCCGGTCGGTGTCTTCGTCGATTTCAACCCGAGAGACCACCGCGCCGGACGTCCGGTGGTGACCTACCGCGAGATTCGGGCCGGGCATGAGATCCGTTGGACAGTGTGGGTCGACGCGTTGGTTCGGATCAGCATCGGATGTCAGAACCCGAGCGATCGCCCCTATGCCGTGAGCCGCGAGTGCGAGCTGGCGATCCGCACGGCACGGGCCCTGACCTGA
- a CDS encoding WXG100 family type VII secretion target, protein MRSISASIDSRNEEMRAALQAFIGRMTAVPQSVWGGMAASRFNEVVHRWNAESTKLHQALHAIAETIRHNEITLRDAAENHARHIGAAAGHL, encoded by the coding sequence ATGCGCTCGATCTCGGCGTCCATCGACAGCCGCAACGAGGAGATGCGTGCGGCGCTGCAGGCGTTCATCGGTCGCATGACCGCGGTACCGCAGTCGGTGTGGGGCGGGATGGCGGCGTCGCGATTCAACGAGGTGGTGCATAGGTGGAACGCGGAGTCGACGAAATTGCATCAAGCGTTGCACGCCATCGCGGAGACCATTCGCCATAACGAAATCACGCTGCGCGATGCCGCCGAGAATCACGCGCGGCACATCGGCGCCGCCGCCGGACATCTGTGA
- a CDS encoding WXG100 family type VII secretion target yields the protein MDQHLSYNFDEIETSVRQEIHAASSRFNAALQDLKSHVAPLHELWTREAATAYAVEQLKWHQAAHALNEILTDLGNAVRDGADDVAAADHRAAGVWARQGP from the coding sequence ATCGACCAGCACCTGTCCTACAACTTCGACGAGATCGAGACGTCCGTTCGCCAGGAGATCCACGCCGCGTCGTCGCGGTTCAATGCGGCACTCCAGGATCTGAAGTCGCACGTCGCGCCGTTGCACGAACTATGGACGCGTGAGGCGGCGACGGCGTACGCCGTCGAGCAGCTCAAGTGGCATCAGGCCGCCCACGCGCTCAACGAGATCTTGACGGACCTCGGGAACGCCGTCCGGGACGGCGCCGACGATGTGGCGGCCGCCGATCACCGAGCCGCCGGAGTGTGGGCCCGCCAGGGGCCCTGA
- the rplM gene encoding 50S ribosomal protein L13: protein MSTYVPKAGDTTRTWYVIDAQDVVLGRLAVAAANLLRGKNKPTFTPNVDGGDYVIVINADKVAIGGDKLQKKLAYRHSGYPGGLKSRTIGELLDKHPDRVVEKAIVGMIPKNKLGRQIKRKLHVYAGPQHPHAAQQPTPYEIKQVAQ, encoded by the coding sequence GTGTCCACATACGTGCCGAAGGCGGGTGACACCACGCGGACGTGGTACGTCATCGACGCCCAGGACGTGGTGCTCGGTCGCCTTGCCGTCGCAGCAGCCAACCTGCTGCGTGGCAAGAACAAGCCCACATTCACCCCGAACGTCGACGGCGGCGACTACGTCATAGTCATCAACGCGGACAAGGTCGCCATCGGTGGCGACAAGCTGCAGAAGAAGCTGGCCTACCGTCACTCGGGTTATCCCGGCGGGCTCAAGAGCCGCACGATCGGCGAGTTGCTGGACAAGCACCCCGACCGCGTGGTGGAGAAGGCCATCGTCGGCATGATCCCCAAGAACAAGCTGGGCCGTCAGATCAAGCGCAAGCTGCACGTCTACGCCGGCCCCCAGCACCCCCACGCTGCTCAGCAGCCGACCCCGTACGAGATCAAGCAGGTGGCCCAGTGA
- the rpsI gene encoding 30S ribosomal protein S9, translating into MVIERPIQTVGRRKEAVVRVRLVPGTGKFDLDGRSLEAYFPNKVHQQLIKAPLVTVDRVDAFDVYAHLDGGGPSGQAGALRLAIARALILVQPEDRPALKKAGFLTRDPRATERKKYGLKKARKAPQYSKR; encoded by the coding sequence ATCGTCATCGAGCGCCCGATCCAGACCGTCGGCCGCCGCAAAGAAGCCGTCGTGCGGGTCCGTCTGGTGCCCGGCACCGGCAAGTTCGACCTCGACGGCCGCAGCCTGGAGGCCTACTTCCCGAACAAGGTCCACCAGCAGCTGATCAAGGCTCCGCTGGTGACCGTGGACCGGGTGGACGCCTTCGACGTCTACGCCCACCTCGACGGTGGCGGCCCGTCCGGCCAGGCCGGCGCGCTGCGGCTGGCGATTGCCCGGGCGCTGATCCTGGTCCAGCCCGAGGACCGTCCGGCCCTGAAGAAGGCCGGCTTCCTCACCCGTGACCCGCGTGCCACCGAGCGCAAGAAGTACGGCCTGAAGAAGGCCCGCAAGGCGCCTCAGTACAGCAAGCGCTGA
- the glmM gene encoding phosphoglucosamine mutase → MGRLFGTDGVRGVANRELTAELALALGAAAARRLTRADSGRRRVAVIGRDPRASGEMLEAAVIAGLTSEGVDALRCGVLPTPAVAYLTHAYDADFGVMISASHNPMPDNGIKIFGPGGHKLDDATEDQIEDLVAGGPGLRPVGASIGRVVEAEDALDRYLRQVGKAGTVPLDGLTVVVDCAHGAASIAAPRAYRAAGARVIAINAEPDGLNINDGCGSTHLDVVRAAVLEHGADLGLAHDGDADRCLAIDASGEVIDGDAIMVILALAMQEAGELAGNTLVATVMSNLGLHLAMRAAGVEVRTTSVGDRYVLEELRSGKFSLGGEQSGHIVLPALSTTGDGILTGLRLMSRMAQTGASLGELASPMHTLPQVLINVDVADKAAAVAAPAVQSAVQEVEDELGDTGRILLRPSGTEQMIRVMVEADDEHVAHRLAAHVAETVRATR, encoded by the coding sequence ATGGGTCGTCTATTCGGCACCGACGGCGTCCGAGGGGTTGCCAATCGCGAGCTCACCGCCGAGCTCGCATTGGCTCTCGGTGCCGCGGCCGCTCGGCGTCTGACCAGGGCGGACAGCGGACGTCGCCGCGTCGCGGTGATCGGGCGCGATCCCCGGGCCAGCGGCGAAATGCTGGAAGCCGCGGTGATCGCGGGCCTGACCAGCGAGGGCGTCGACGCGCTGCGCTGCGGCGTCCTGCCCACCCCGGCCGTGGCCTACCTGACCCACGCCTACGACGCCGACTTCGGCGTGATGATCTCCGCCTCGCACAACCCGATGCCCGACAACGGCATCAAGATCTTCGGTCCGGGCGGGCACAAGCTCGATGATGCGACCGAAGACCAGATCGAGGACCTGGTCGCGGGCGGGCCCGGCCTGCGTCCCGTCGGCGCAAGCATCGGCCGGGTGGTCGAGGCCGAAGACGCCCTGGACCGCTATCTGCGTCAGGTCGGCAAGGCCGGCACCGTTCCACTCGACGGGCTGACCGTCGTGGTCGACTGCGCGCACGGCGCCGCTTCGATCGCCGCGCCGCGCGCCTACCGCGCTGCCGGGGCGCGCGTGATCGCGATCAACGCCGAACCCGACGGCCTCAACATCAACGACGGCTGCGGTTCGACCCACTTGGATGTGGTGCGTGCGGCGGTGCTGGAGCACGGCGCCGACCTCGGTTTGGCGCACGACGGTGATGCCGACCGCTGCCTGGCCATCGACGCCTCGGGTGAGGTCATCGACGGCGACGCGATCATGGTGATCTTGGCGCTGGCGATGCAGGAGGCTGGTGAACTGGCCGGCAACACCTTGGTGGCGACGGTGATGAGCAACCTCGGTCTGCACCTGGCGATGCGCGCGGCCGGGGTGGAGGTGCGCACCACCAGCGTCGGCGATCGCTATGTGTTGGAAGAGTTGCGGTCTGGCAAGTTCAGCCTCGGTGGTGAACAATCCGGGCACATTGTGTTGCCGGCGCTGTCGACCACCGGTGACGGCATCCTGACTGGTCTGCGGCTGATGTCGCGGATGGCCCAAACCGGAGCCTCGCTGGGCGAGCTGGCCTCGCCGATGCACACCCTCCCGCAGGTTCTGATCAACGTCGACGTCGCCGACAAGGCGGCCGCGGTCGCCGCGCCGGCAGTGCAATCCGCCGTGCAGGAAGTCGAGGACGAGCTCGGCGATACTGGTCGAATCCTGTTGCGGCCCTCAGGAACCGAGCAGATGATCCGGGTGATGGTGGAAGCCGACGACGAACACGTCGCGCACCGGCTCGCGGCTCACGTCGCCGAGACGGTCCGCGCCACCCGCTAA
- a CDS encoding type VII secretion target, whose product MAQRDAFVDAASIHAVAQRFDDAAHLIDGAVRAQFGRLAFDGTASGRAYIGQGDALRFALHRLGGELAQWARASMEVSSALRTGVDRYVDADRFAAARVG is encoded by the coding sequence ATGGCACAACGAGACGCATTCGTCGACGCTGCTTCGATACATGCCGTCGCGCAACGCTTCGACGACGCCGCTCATCTGATCGACGGCGCGGTCCGCGCCCAGTTCGGTCGGTTGGCGTTCGACGGGACGGCCTCGGGCCGCGCGTACATCGGCCAGGGCGACGCGCTGCGGTTCGCGCTGCACCGACTCGGCGGCGAACTCGCGCAATGGGCACGCGCCAGCATGGAAGTCAGCTCTGCGCTGCGCACCGGGGTCGACCGGTACGTCGACGCCGACCGGTTCGCCGCGGCGCGGGTCGGCTGA
- a CDS encoding dienelactone hydrolase family protein yields the protein MAKTSKLVGSLRRRGPHKVLRGDLAFAGLPGVVYTPEAGLHLPAVVFGHDWLTGVSRYSGLLEHLASWGIVAAAPDTERGVAPSVLNLAFDMGTALDIATGVRLGPGKISVQTDKLGVIGHGFGGSAAVFAAAGMKTKPQAVAAIFPAVTTPSASQPAASLRVPGVVFSAPGSAKALRYNAIELWQAWDAATLRIVKKAKADGLAEGRRVTAAFGLGGPDRKTQKTIRALLTGYLLYTLAGDKTYRDFADPDVQLPRTLPIGDEAAVVSPEEKFVALLKG from the coding sequence GTGGCAAAGACCAGCAAGCTCGTCGGTTCCTTACGCCGACGCGGTCCGCACAAGGTGCTGCGCGGCGACTTGGCCTTCGCGGGGTTGCCGGGGGTGGTCTACACGCCCGAAGCGGGTCTGCACCTACCTGCAGTGGTGTTCGGTCACGACTGGCTCACCGGTGTGTCGCGGTATTCGGGATTGCTGGAGCACCTCGCGTCGTGGGGCATCGTCGCGGCGGCCCCGGACACCGAGCGCGGGGTGGCGCCGTCGGTGTTGAACCTTGCCTTCGACATGGGCACGGCGCTGGACATCGCGACCGGAGTCCGCTTGGGCCCGGGCAAGATCAGTGTCCAAACCGACAAGCTCGGCGTCATCGGGCACGGTTTCGGCGGCTCGGCCGCGGTGTTCGCCGCCGCCGGCATGAAGACCAAGCCGCAGGCGGTCGCCGCGATTTTTCCCGCCGTCACGACTCCGTCCGCCTCGCAACCGGCGGCATCGTTGCGGGTGCCTGGCGTGGTGTTCAGCGCACCGGGATCTGCCAAAGCTTTGCGTTACAACGCTATCGAGCTTTGGCAGGCCTGGGATGCGGCAACCCTGCGGATCGTGAAGAAGGCGAAGGCCGACGGATTGGCAGAGGGCCGACGGGTGACGGCGGCATTCGGGCTGGGCGGTCCAGATCGCAAGACACAGAAGACCATTCGTGCCCTGCTCACCGGCTACCTGCTCTACACACTCGCCGGCGACAAGACTTACCGTGATTTCGCCGACCCCGACGTACAGCTGCCCAGAACTCTGCCGATCGGCGATGAGGCCGCAGTGGTGAGTCCCGAAGAGAAGTTCGTCGCGCTGCTCAAGGGCTGA
- the glmS gene encoding glutamine--fructose-6-phosphate transaminase (isomerizing): MCGIVGYVGHQPALEVVVDALRRMEYRGYDSAGIALVDGDGELTVRRRAGRLANLEVALAETDADSLSGTTGLGHTRWATHGRPTDRNAHPHRDAAGKIAVVHNGIIENYAPLRHELENAGVEFASDTDTEVAVHLVAWNYHHGDTAGDFTASVLAVLRRLEGHFTLVFANADEPGTIVAARRSTPLVVGIGKGEMFVGSDVAAFIGHTRDAVELGQDQAVAITADSYRITDFHGNDDTANARPFHIDWDLDAAEKGGYEYFMLKEIAEQPTAVADTLLGHFVDGRIVLDEQRLSDQELREIDKVFIVACGTAYHSGLLAKYAIEHWTRLPVEVELASEFRYRDPVLDRSTLVIAISQSGETADTLEAVRHAKEQKAKVLAICNTNGSQIPRECDAVLYTRAGPEIGVASTKTFLAQVAANYLVGLALAQARGTKYPDEVEREYRDLEAMPDLVGRVIGEIAPVADLAHRFAQASTILFLGRHVGYPVALEGALKLKELAYMHAEGFAAGELKHGPIALIEDDLPVIVVMPSPKSSATLHGKLLSNIREIQTRGAITIVIAEEGDDTVRPYADHLIEIPSVSTLLQPLLSTIPMQVFAASVAQARGYDVDKPRNLAKSVTVE; encoded by the coding sequence ATGTGCGGAATCGTCGGCTACGTCGGGCATCAACCTGCCCTCGAAGTCGTCGTCGACGCTTTACGCCGGATGGAATACCGCGGCTACGACTCGGCCGGGATCGCGCTGGTCGACGGCGACGGTGAGCTGACGGTCCGGCGCCGGGCAGGCCGGCTGGCCAACCTGGAGGTCGCCCTCGCCGAGACCGACGCCGACTCGCTTAGCGGAACGACCGGGCTGGGCCACACCCGCTGGGCGACGCACGGACGTCCCACCGACCGCAACGCCCATCCGCACCGCGACGCGGCGGGAAAGATCGCCGTCGTCCACAACGGCATCATCGAGAACTACGCGCCGCTGCGCCACGAGCTCGAAAACGCCGGTGTCGAGTTCGCCAGCGACACCGACACCGAAGTGGCCGTGCACTTGGTCGCGTGGAACTATCACCACGGCGATACGGCCGGCGACTTCACCGCTTCCGTGCTGGCCGTGCTGCGACGCCTCGAGGGGCACTTCACGCTGGTGTTCGCCAACGCCGACGAACCGGGCACGATCGTCGCCGCGCGCCGGTCTACGCCGTTGGTCGTCGGCATCGGCAAGGGCGAGATGTTCGTCGGCTCCGACGTCGCCGCGTTCATCGGGCACACCCGCGACGCCGTCGAACTCGGACAGGACCAGGCCGTCGCCATCACCGCCGACAGCTACCGGATCACCGACTTCCACGGCAATGACGACACCGCGAATGCTCGCCCATTCCATATCGATTGGGACCTCGACGCCGCCGAGAAGGGCGGCTACGAGTACTTCATGCTCAAAGAAATCGCCGAGCAACCCACTGCCGTCGCCGACACACTCCTCGGGCATTTTGTCGACGGCCGCATCGTCCTCGACGAACAGCGCCTCAGCGACCAGGAACTGCGCGAGATCGACAAGGTCTTCATCGTTGCCTGCGGTACGGCATACCACTCCGGCCTGCTGGCGAAGTACGCCATCGAACACTGGACACGGCTACCCGTCGAAGTCGAATTAGCCAGCGAATTCCGTTACCGAGACCCGGTTTTGGACCGCAGCACGCTCGTCATCGCCATCTCGCAGTCGGGGGAGACCGCCGACACCCTGGAAGCGGTGCGGCACGCCAAGGAGCAGAAGGCCAAGGTGCTCGCGATCTGCAACACCAACGGCTCGCAGATTCCGCGCGAATGTGACGCGGTGCTCTACACGCGCGCCGGACCCGAGATCGGCGTGGCGTCGACCAAGACCTTCTTGGCACAGGTTGCGGCGAACTATCTGGTCGGCCTGGCGCTGGCGCAAGCACGCGGCACCAAATACCCCGACGAGGTCGAGCGCGAATATCGCGACCTGGAAGCGATGCCGGACCTGGTGGGCCGTGTGATCGGGGAGATCGCGCCGGTTGCCGACCTGGCGCACAGGTTCGCGCAGGCGTCGACGATCCTGTTCCTGGGCCGCCACGTCGGCTACCCGGTCGCCCTGGAGGGTGCGCTGAAGCTCAAGGAACTGGCCTACATGCACGCCGAGGGCTTCGCCGCGGGCGAGCTCAAGCACGGGCCGATCGCGCTGATCGAAGACGACCTGCCGGTGATCGTCGTGATGCCGTCACCGAAGAGTTCGGCCACCCTGCACGGCAAGCTGCTGTCCAACATCCGCGAGATCCAGACTCGCGGTGCGATCACCATTGTGATCGCCGAGGAAGGCGACGACACGGTGCGGCCCTACGCCGACCACCTGATCGAAATCCCTTCGGTCTCAACGCTTTTGCAGCCGCTGCTGTCCACCATTCCGATGCAGGTGTTCGCGGCGTCGGTCGCGCAGGCCCGCGGCTACGACGTCGACAAGCCGCGAAACCTGGCGAAGAGCGTCACCGTCGAGTGA
- a CDS encoding DUF4436 domain-containing protein: MLGAAVKFGAFGIVAAVVAIYIASIALYAHGAAVHHQAEVAVPSDKSTAIISVEDIQSNYSVLLVNLAISPANSLLDPQTKHITEDMSVWVRSAATPTRRTWTKGMLPGVFPVPLTIAGETERWPFDRYRSGPIEVQLLHGGENGVPEALPVTIVNHLPGWQAVASDGQTVGSQHITMRRSLSAAAFGLVICGVLVAIAALGLFVAIQTLRNRRKFQPPMTTWYAAMLFAVVPLRNALPGSPPFGGWVDVTVVLWVIVALVVSMLIYITCWWRHLRPEAAAQAAPVSR; the protein is encoded by the coding sequence GTGCTTGGTGCAGCCGTGAAGTTCGGTGCGTTCGGAATCGTTGCAGCCGTTGTCGCGATTTACATCGCTTCGATCGCGTTGTATGCCCACGGCGCCGCCGTCCACCATCAGGCAGAGGTCGCGGTTCCCAGTGACAAGTCCACAGCGATCATCTCAGTAGAAGATATCCAATCCAACTACAGCGTATTGCTGGTAAACCTGGCGATTTCACCTGCCAACTCGCTGCTGGACCCGCAAACCAAGCACATCACCGAGGACATGAGCGTCTGGGTTCGATCCGCTGCCACACCGACCCGCCGCACCTGGACCAAGGGCATGCTCCCGGGCGTCTTCCCGGTCCCGTTGACCATTGCCGGGGAAACCGAACGGTGGCCGTTCGACCGTTATCGTTCGGGTCCGATTGAGGTGCAGCTGCTGCACGGTGGGGAAAACGGTGTGCCGGAAGCGTTGCCGGTCACCATCGTCAACCATCTGCCGGGCTGGCAGGCCGTCGCCAGCGACGGGCAGACTGTCGGGTCTCAGCACATCACCATGCGGCGTTCGTTGTCCGCGGCGGCGTTCGGACTCGTCATCTGCGGTGTGCTCGTTGCGATCGCCGCTCTGGGTTTGTTCGTCGCGATTCAGACACTGCGTAATCGGCGTAAGTTCCAGCCGCCGATGACGACTTGGTACGCGGCAATGCTCTTCGCGGTTGTCCCGTTGCGCAATGCACTACCGGGTTCACCGCCCTTCGGGGGCTGGGTCGACGTGACGGTTGTGCTGTGGGTGATCGTCGCCCTCGTTGTGTCGATGCTGATCTACATCACCTGCTGGTGGCGACATTTGAGACCCGAAGCCGCTGCGCAAGCCGCTCCGGTCAGTCGTTAG